In Synechococcus sp. A18-25c, a single window of DNA contains:
- a CDS encoding DUF952 domain-containing protein, with product MTAAPVLYSFRRCPYAMRARWSLLQAGIIVQWREVALKAKPAQMLALSPKGTVPVLALADGTVIDESLGVMEWAFAQADPCDWRRRNCVEDQRQIQELIGLNDGAFKHHLDRFKYTERYSGESKQEHCQAGLAILRGWSDRIQARGGWLLDARCSLADAALWPFVRQWRIADPDAFDGDASLDPLRQWLERILADPLFERLMQRADPWDPGGLQPHFPADAVAVPTDQPLFHLALAEDWQAAQRSGVYAISTRGLAVDQVGFMHLSWQEQVAATYERFYADAGSVMLLTIDPNALAAPLRADAIPSGELFPHLYGPLPLTAVTAACPYPATER from the coding sequence ATGACAGCCGCTCCTGTGCTTTACAGCTTTCGGCGTTGTCCCTATGCCATGCGCGCCCGCTGGTCGCTGCTGCAGGCCGGCATCATTGTGCAATGGCGGGAAGTGGCGCTCAAGGCCAAGCCAGCTCAGATGCTCGCTCTCTCTCCTAAGGGAACCGTTCCGGTGCTGGCGCTCGCCGATGGCACCGTCATCGACGAAAGTCTTGGGGTGATGGAGTGGGCTTTCGCTCAGGCCGATCCATGTGATTGGCGTCGCCGGAACTGCGTCGAGGATCAACGCCAGATCCAGGAGTTGATCGGCTTGAACGATGGCGCGTTTAAGCACCATCTCGATCGTTTTAAATACACCGAACGCTACTCGGGCGAATCCAAGCAGGAGCACTGTCAAGCGGGTCTCGCCATTCTTCGCGGCTGGTCTGATCGGATTCAAGCCCGTGGTGGCTGGTTGCTCGATGCTCGTTGTTCGCTGGCGGATGCGGCGCTTTGGCCCTTTGTGCGTCAATGGCGGATTGCGGATCCTGATGCCTTTGATGGCGATGCGTCGTTGGATCCTTTGCGCCAGTGGTTGGAGCGCATCCTCGCGGATCCGCTTTTTGAGCGTTTGATGCAGCGTGCTGATCCCTGGGATCCGGGAGGCCTTCAGCCGCATTTCCCCGCTGATGCCGTTGCGGTTCCGACCGATCAGCCCTTGTTCCATTTGGCACTCGCCGAGGACTGGCAAGCAGCTCAGCGGTCGGGGGTCTACGCGATCTCAACCCGAGGACTAGCCGTCGACCAAGTGGGATTCATGCATCTCTCCTGGCAGGAGCAGGTGGCGGCCACCTATGAACGGTTTTATGCCGATGCTGGATCGGTGATGCTGCTCACCATTGATCCGAATGCGCTTGCGGCACCTCTGCGCGCTGATGCCATTCCCAGCGGTGAACTGTTTCCCCATCTCTATGGCCCTCTACCGCTGACAGCGGTGACTGCTGCGTGTCCCTACCCCGCCACCGAACGCTGA
- a CDS encoding rhodanese-related sulfurtransferase, producing the protein MTASQEAAPFLVAAFYAFTPLDSQRLEALLTDLPLMARRADVVGSILIAPEGVNGTISGPDVGVQVMLDRLYADLCLGEEHFERLQVKRSRSPKQVFRRFKARRKREIVTLGEPCADPRQSVGTYVEPSDWNALVDDPKTLVIDTRNRYEVAIGSFTGSLDPGTESFRDFPDWVESDLRPLVEQTSPARIAMFCTGGIRCEKASSFLQQRGFPEVHHLKGGILNYLEQVPEDQSRWQGECFVFDQRVAVNHQLAPGEHRLCHACGLPLTPAQRQLESYVRGVQCLHCQDRFTDADRARFAMRQRQLDEARG; encoded by the coding sequence ATGACGGCCTCCCAGGAGGCAGCACCGTTTCTGGTGGCTGCGTTCTACGCCTTCACGCCCCTCGATTCGCAGCGGCTGGAGGCGTTGCTAACGGATCTGCCGCTGATGGCACGCCGCGCTGATGTGGTCGGATCGATTCTGATTGCTCCGGAGGGGGTCAATGGCACCATCAGTGGCCCGGATGTCGGGGTGCAGGTCATGCTGGATCGGTTGTATGCCGATCTCTGCCTGGGAGAGGAGCATTTCGAGCGTCTGCAGGTGAAGCGCAGTCGTAGTCCGAAGCAGGTGTTCCGTCGTTTCAAGGCGCGTCGCAAGCGGGAGATCGTCACTCTTGGCGAACCCTGTGCGGATCCTCGTCAAAGCGTTGGCACCTATGTGGAGCCCAGCGATTGGAATGCCCTGGTCGATGATCCCAAGACCCTCGTGATTGACACTCGCAACCGTTACGAGGTGGCGATTGGCAGCTTCACCGGTTCTCTGGATCCGGGGACTGAGAGTTTCCGCGACTTCCCTGATTGGGTCGAAAGCGACCTGCGTCCGCTGGTGGAGCAGACCTCACCGGCACGCATTGCCATGTTTTGCACCGGTGGCATTCGTTGCGAGAAGGCGAGCAGTTTTTTGCAGCAACGGGGTTTTCCTGAGGTCCATCATCTCAAGGGCGGAATCCTCAATTACCTCGAACAGGTGCCGGAGGACCAGAGCCGCTGGCAGGGTGAATGCTTTGTGTTTGATCAACGTGTTGCGGTCAATCATCAGCTCGCGCCTGGTGAGCATCGGCTGTGTCATGCCTGCGGTCTGCCGTTGACGCCTGCTCAACGGCAACTGGAGAGCTACGTGCGTGGTGTTCAGTGTCTTCACTGCCAGGATCGATTTACGGACGCGGATCGCGCGCGTTTTGCCATGCGTCAGCGGCAGTTGGATGAGGCCCGGGGATGA
- the bioB gene encoding biotin synthase BioB yields MTDTVDLRHDWRLEEIEALLKLPLMDLLWRAQGVHRAANPGYRVQLASLLSVKTGGCEEDCAYCPQSMHHSSDVTGQPDLEVQAVLDRARAAADAGADRFCMGWAWREIREGPAFESMLKMVRGVRQLGLEACVTAGMLTDDQAERLAEAGLTAYNHNLDTSPEHYDQIITTRTYQERLETLQRVRRAGVTLCCGGIIGMGESLKDRASMLQVLACIDPHPESVPINGLVAVEGTPLESLPSVDPLELVRMVAVTRILMPFSRVRLSAGREQLNREAQILCLQAGADSIFYGDTLLTTGNPAVEADRALLEAAGVQARWQETAAA; encoded by the coding sequence ATGACGGACACGGTGGACCTACGCCATGACTGGAGGCTGGAGGAGATCGAAGCCCTCCTAAAACTCCCCCTGATGGACCTGCTCTGGCGTGCCCAGGGTGTGCATCGCGCTGCCAATCCGGGGTATCGGGTGCAGCTGGCCTCTCTGCTCAGCGTGAAAACCGGTGGCTGCGAGGAGGACTGCGCTTACTGCCCTCAGTCAATGCACCACAGCAGTGATGTGACCGGCCAGCCGGATCTGGAAGTCCAAGCCGTTCTCGATCGCGCACGGGCTGCTGCTGATGCCGGAGCCGATCGGTTCTGCATGGGTTGGGCCTGGCGGGAGATCCGTGAGGGGCCGGCATTTGAGTCGATGTTGAAGATGGTGCGCGGTGTGCGGCAACTGGGCTTGGAAGCCTGTGTCACCGCTGGAATGCTCACCGACGACCAGGCTGAACGCCTAGCTGAAGCTGGTCTGACGGCTTACAACCACAATCTCGACACCAGTCCGGAGCACTACGACCAAATCATCACCACCCGCACCTACCAGGAGCGGCTGGAGACGCTCCAACGGGTGCGTCGTGCCGGGGTGACACTCTGCTGCGGAGGCATCATCGGCATGGGCGAATCGCTCAAGGATCGTGCCTCGATGCTGCAGGTGCTGGCCTGCATCGACCCGCATCCCGAGAGCGTGCCGATCAATGGACTGGTGGCGGTGGAGGGAACCCCGCTGGAATCGCTTCCTTCGGTCGATCCATTGGAGCTGGTTCGAATGGTGGCCGTGACACGCATCCTGATGCCCTTTAGCCGTGTGCGTCTCAGCGCCGGCCGTGAACAGTTGAACCGCGAGGCCCAAATTCTCTGCCTTCAGGCCGGGGCGGATTCCATCTTTTACGGCGACACACTGCTCACAACGGGCAATCCAGCTGTGGAGGCCGATCGTGCTCTGCTGGAGGCGGCCGGTGTTCAGGCGCGCTGGCAGGAGACGGCAGCCGCATGA
- a CDS encoding isoprenyl transferase, which yields MSRHLAVSTEQPTSRCCPQGLDPLRIPAHVAVIMDGNGRWAQSRGLPRVMGHRAGVEALKSTLRLCSDWGVEALTAYAFSTENWSRPGDEVNFLMTLFESVLQRELQALEREQVRIRFLGDLDALPAKLQALIADATERTAGNKGIHFNVCTNYGGRRELVRASQRLAERVANGELLPCQIDEQALAAELFTAGERDPDLLIRTSGERRISNFLLWQLAYAEIHVTDLFWPDFDAEALRSAIEDYQGRQRRFGGVQAVETHALGS from the coding sequence TTGAGCCGTCATCTGGCCGTCAGTACGGAACAACCCACGTCACGGTGCTGTCCGCAAGGACTTGATCCCCTTCGGATTCCAGCCCACGTGGCCGTGATCATGGATGGCAATGGCCGTTGGGCCCAATCCCGAGGTCTTCCGCGCGTGATGGGTCACCGGGCCGGTGTGGAGGCCTTGAAGTCAACGCTCAGGCTCTGCAGCGACTGGGGGGTTGAGGCTCTAACCGCCTATGCCTTCTCCACTGAAAACTGGTCGAGGCCTGGCGATGAGGTGAACTTTCTGATGACGTTGTTCGAAAGCGTGCTGCAGCGTGAGTTGCAGGCTCTGGAACGCGAGCAGGTGCGGATTCGGTTCCTCGGAGACCTCGACGCTCTTCCTGCCAAGCTGCAAGCCCTGATTGCCGATGCCACGGAGCGCACAGCTGGCAACAAGGGAATTCACTTCAACGTTTGCACCAATTACGGCGGCCGTCGTGAGCTGGTGCGTGCCAGTCAGCGACTGGCGGAACGCGTCGCCAACGGTGAGTTGTTGCCGTGTCAAATCGATGAACAGGCCCTGGCGGCTGAGTTGTTCACTGCAGGTGAGCGAGATCCCGATTTGTTGATCCGCACCAGCGGTGAGCGCCGCATCAGTAATTTTCTTCTCTGGCAGCTGGCCTATGCCGAGATTCATGTGACGGACCTGTTCTGGCCTGACTTCGATGCAGAGGCCCTGCGCTCTGCCATTGAGGATTACCAAGGACGTCAGCGTCGATTCGGGGGGGTGCAGGCGGTCGAAACCCACGCTCTGGGATCCTGA
- the cdaA gene encoding diadenylate cyclase CdaA, whose translation MALLQLRLLFDVLCASLFGFLLFTRVNEQRTLWLLRGYLFLVALAWFVKRFFNLPLTSTLIDALVLACSLSLAILWQGELRRLMELLGTGRLAVLLGNPQSKMRSTASTVAQLTDAAGRLSKTRRGALIVVDLGSDLRPEDFLNPGITIDAQLSSELLLNLFASDTPLHDGAVVIKGNRIVSAGVILPLSRQGISRYGTRHLAALGITERFDRCICVVISEETGTLSLANQGRLERPITSSRLQDLLTELIASSVSSAPVKSPSGRSVSSGTQESLP comes from the coding sequence TTGGCGTTGTTGCAACTGCGCCTGCTTTTCGACGTTCTCTGCGCCTCGCTTTTCGGATTTTTACTGTTCACGCGTGTCAATGAGCAGCGAACGCTTTGGCTGCTGCGCGGATATTTGTTCCTGGTGGCGTTGGCGTGGTTCGTCAAACGCTTTTTCAATCTTCCGCTCACATCAACACTGATTGATGCGTTGGTGCTCGCTTGCTCCCTTTCCCTGGCCATTTTGTGGCAAGGCGAGCTGCGACGGCTAATGGAGTTGCTCGGCACGGGCCGTCTGGCCGTCTTGCTCGGCAATCCTCAGAGCAAGATGCGCTCGACGGCCAGCACGGTGGCGCAGCTCACCGATGCGGCCGGACGACTGTCCAAAACGCGTCGCGGAGCGCTGATCGTGGTTGATCTCGGCAGCGACCTCAGGCCTGAGGACTTTCTCAATCCCGGCATCACAATCGATGCGCAATTGAGTAGTGAACTACTCCTCAACCTGTTTGCGTCTGACACGCCGCTGCACGATGGAGCGGTGGTGATCAAGGGCAACCGAATCGTCTCGGCGGGGGTGATCCTCCCCCTGTCGCGGCAGGGGATCAGTCGCTATGGCACCCGTCATCTGGCAGCGCTCGGCATCACCGAACGCTTCGACCGCTGCATCTGTGTGGTGATCTCTGAGGAGACCGGAACCCTCTCGTTGGCCAACCAGGGGCGTCTGGAACGACCAATCACCAGCTCACGTTTGCAGGATCTGCTGACGGAACTGATCGCCTCTTCTGTGTCATCGGCGCCGGTGAAATCACCATCTGGTCGTAGCGTGAGCTCTGGCACTCAGGAATCCTTGCCTTGA
- the lysA gene encoding diaminopimelate decarboxylase — protein MPQPFESGCDQNSPNRNLAPVTAELDDQGRLAVGGCTLSELAERYGTPLYVLDESSIRQACQAYRESLKRHYPGDSLAIYASKANSSLALTAVVASEALGLDAVSAGELITALDGGMPADRIVLHGNNKSVEELALAYRHGVMVVADNQHDLDRLQELIPAGGAPARLMLRFTPGIECHTHEYIRTGHLDSKFGFDPDQLEPVLRQLQGASWARVEGLHAHIGSQIFELEPHRDLAAVMADALRLARDLGHPVRDLNVGGGLGIRYVASDNPPSIDAWVKVVAEAVATACRERNLDLPRLMCEPGRSLVAPAGVTVYTVGSRKVVPGVRTYLSVDGGMSDNPRPITYQSLYTTCLVDRPLAAAEETVTLAGKHCESGDVLLKDLAFPACSSGEVLAVFATGAYNASMSSNYNRIPRPAAVLVHDGHAELVQRREQPEDLLRYDLLPERLTSVV, from the coding sequence ATGCCACAGCCTTTTGAATCCGGCTGCGATCAGAACAGTCCGAACCGCAACCTCGCACCGGTCACAGCTGAGCTGGATGATCAGGGCCGTTTGGCAGTGGGTGGTTGCACGCTTAGTGAGCTGGCTGAACGGTACGGAACGCCGCTTTACGTTCTCGATGAATCCAGTATCCGGCAGGCCTGCCAGGCCTATCGCGAGTCACTGAAGCGTCACTACCCAGGGGATTCACTCGCGATCTACGCCTCCAAAGCCAACAGTTCTTTGGCTCTAACGGCTGTTGTGGCGTCAGAGGCGCTTGGTTTGGATGCCGTCTCAGCCGGAGAGCTGATTACAGCGCTGGATGGCGGCATGCCGGCTGATCGGATCGTGTTGCATGGCAACAACAAATCTGTTGAAGAGCTTGCGCTCGCTTACCGCCATGGCGTGATGGTGGTGGCGGACAACCAGCACGATCTGGATCGACTGCAGGAACTTATTCCGGCAGGGGGCGCGCCCGCTCGTTTGATGCTCCGGTTCACCCCGGGGATCGAATGCCACACGCACGAATACATCCGCACTGGACACCTCGATAGCAAATTCGGTTTCGATCCCGATCAACTGGAGCCCGTCCTGCGTCAATTGCAAGGCGCCAGCTGGGCACGGGTGGAGGGCCTGCATGCTCACATCGGATCACAGATTTTCGAGCTCGAGCCCCATCGCGATCTCGCGGCAGTGATGGCCGATGCACTTCGCCTGGCCCGTGATCTGGGCCATCCCGTGCGCGATCTCAACGTTGGTGGAGGCCTTGGCATCCGCTACGTGGCCAGTGATAACCCTCCGTCGATCGATGCTTGGGTCAAGGTGGTAGCGGAAGCTGTTGCCACGGCCTGCCGTGAACGCAACCTCGACCTGCCGCGACTGATGTGCGAGCCAGGACGCTCCCTGGTGGCGCCAGCAGGAGTGACGGTCTACACCGTTGGTTCCCGCAAGGTGGTTCCAGGGGTGCGCACCTATCTCTCCGTCGACGGGGGCATGAGCGACAACCCAAGGCCCATCACCTATCAGTCGCTTTACACCACCTGCCTGGTGGACCGTCCCCTAGCCGCTGCAGAGGAAACCGTGACGCTCGCCGGCAAGCATTGTGAGTCGGGGGACGTGCTGCTTAAGGATCTGGCGTTCCCTGCCTGCAGCAGCGGTGAAGTGTTAGCGGTGTTCGCCACGGGTGCGTACAACGCCTCGATGAGTTCCAACTACAACCGCATCCCCAGACCGGCCGCCGTGCTGGTGCACGATGGTCATGCGGAATTGGTTCAACGCCGCGAGCAGCCGGAGGATTTACTCCGTTACGACCTACTGCCAGAACGTCTCACCTCAGTAGTCTAG